The Numenius arquata unplaced genomic scaffold, bNumArq3.hap1.1 HAP1_SCAFFOLD_1294, whole genome shotgun sequence genomic sequence GCGACGCTCGGTTctgtggggtctgggggggttctatgggtccgggggggggtcaatctgccccggggggggtcaatctgccccgggggggtctgtttgtcctgggggggtccctttatcccggggggggggtccttgTGGCCCCCCCGGGCACCATAAAGGTGACGGCGGGGACGATGGGGACGGCGACGCTCGGTTctatggggtctgggggggtttctatgggttctatgggtcctgggggggggttttttgcccccccccccgaccccccccccttccttccttgtcccttgtccccccccccgcaggtgcCATGGAGGTGACGGTGGGGACGGCGGCGCTGGGGGtggccctgctcctcctccccctcctctacGAACGCAGCGGCTCCTTCCGCTTCTTCTGCAAGATGGGATTCTTCCACGGCTGGATcctgctcctggccctgctggccatcCCCCTCTGCGCCCCCCGCGGCCGCCACGTCCACAacatgaggtggggggggggacacgggggggtcacaggggcttggggacacgtggggacatttggggacacgGTTTGGGGGGGCTACGGGGGGATACAGGGGAGAGAAAGACATGGGGATCCCCCTGATGACCCCTTTtctgccccccccgggggggtcaTGGCCATAATATGGGGCGggggggtcgcgggggggggacacgggggggtcacgggggcttggggacacgtggggacatttggggacacgGTTTGGGGGGGCTACGGGGGGATACAGGGGGATAAAGGGGGATACAGGGGGATGTAGGGGAGAGAAACACATGGAGATCCCCTTGTtgaccccccctctgccccccccgggggggccacGGCCAcaatatggggtgggggggacgcgggagggggggacacgggggggtcacGGGGACTTGGGGACATTTGGGGGCACGGTTTGGGGGGgctacgggaggatacaggggaGAGAAAGACATGGGGATCCCCCTGATGACCCCTTTtctgccccccccgggggggccacGGCCAcaatatggggtgggggggtcatgggggggggacacgggggggtcacggggatttggggacacttggggacatttggggacacagggatggggagatATGGGGGGATAAAGGGGGAtacaggaggcaggaggagatggggatccCTCTGGtgaccccccccgggggggccacAACCAcaatatggggtgggggggtcgcgggggggggacacgggggggtcacgggggcttggggacatgtggggacatttggggacacgGTTTGGGGGGGCTACGGGGGATAGAGAAGCGTAAAAGGGGATACAGAGGAGAGAAACACATGGGGATCCCCCTGAtgaccccccctctgccccccccgggggggtcacggccacaatatggggtgggggggtcgcgggggggggacacgggggggtcacgggggcttggggacacgtggggacatttggggacacgGTTTGGGGGGGCTACGGGGGGGAGCCACGTTGGGGGGAATGATGGGGGGGgagcagctttggggctggggggggggggttggggggggtgggggggggtgtggggcaggatgtgtggggcgggggggaggggatgtgtggggcgggatctatggggcagagaagggatgtgtggggcaggatctatggggctgggagggggacgtgtggggcaggatctatggggctgggatggggatgtgtggggcaggatctatggggcagggaggggggacgtgtggggcaggatctatggggctgggaggggggacgTGTGgagcaggatctatggggcagggaggggatgtgtggggcaggatctatggggcagggaggggatgtgtggggcaggatctatggggcagggaggggatgtgtggggcaggatctatggggcagggaggggatgtgtggggctgggagggggatgtgtggggatgtgtggggcaggatctatggggcagagaggggatgtgtggggcaggatctatggggcagcgaGAGAGAtgcgtggggcagggagggggatgcgtggggatgtgtggggcaggatctatggggctgggagagggatgtgtggggctgggagagggatgtgtgggacaggatctatggggcagggagagggatgtgtggggcggggtgagggggtgtgtggggctgggagaggaatgtgtggggatgtgtggggcaggatctatggggcagggagggaatgtgtggggctgggagagggatgtgtggggcaggatttatggggcggggggggatgcatggggatgtgtggggcaggatctatggggcagggagggaacgtgtggggcaggatctatggggcagcaaGAGAGAtgcgtggggcagggagggggatgcatggggatgtgtggggcaggatctatgggggcgggagagggatgtgtggggcaggatctatggggcagagaagggatgcgtggggcaggatctatggggcagggagggaatgtgtggggcaggggaagaggatgTGTGGAGCAGGATCTATGGGGTAGGGAGAGAAATgcgtggggcaggatctatggggcagggagggagatgtgtggggcagggggagaagatgcgtggggatgtgtggggcaggatctatggggctgggaggggggatgtgtggggatgtgtggggcaggatctatggggcagggagagggatgtgtggggcggggtgagggggtgtgtggggctgggagaggaatgtgtggggatgtgtggggcaggatctatggggcagggagggaatgtgtggggctgggagagggatgtgtggggcaggatttatggggcggggggggatgcatggggatgtgtggggcaggatctatggggcagggagggaacgtgtggggcaggatctatggggcagcaaGAGAGAtgcgtggggcagggagggggatgcatggggatgtgtggggcaggatctatggggctgggagagggatgtgtggggcagggagaaggatgtgtggggcaggatctatggggcagggagggggatgtgtggggcaggatctatggggcagagaagggatgtgtggggcaggatctatggcgCAGGGAGGGaacgtgtggggcaggggaagaggatgcgtggggcaggatctatggggcagggagggggatgtgtggggcaggatctatggggcagggagggggatgtgtggggcaggatctatggggcagggagggggatgtgtggggcagggggagaagatgtgtggggatgtgtggggcaggatctatggggcagggagggggatgcgtggggatgtgtggggcaggatctatggggctgggaggggggatgtgtggggatgtgtggggcaggatctatggggcagggaggaggacgtgtggggcagggggagggataCGCGGGGATGCGTGGGGCAGGATCTACGGAGCAGCGAGAGGGAtgcgtggggcagggagagggatgtgtggggccgggaggggggggacgcgtggggatgtgtggggcaggatctatggggcaggctgtGACCCCCAAGTGCCCGTCTCTCCCCAGGATCATCCGGGGGCTGCTGCAGCACGTGAAGCACCTCTATGGGATCCGCATGGCCGTGCGGGGGGCCCAGCActtccccccccgccagccctACGTCGTCGTCAGCAACCACCAGAGCTCCCTCGACCTCCTGGGTACGgccgccccatagatcctgccccatagcgccccatagatccGCCCCACGGCGACCCACGGCGCCGCCCCGCGTACCTGTGCCCTCTCACGGGGGGGTTTCGGCCCCGTCTCTCCAGAGTTCCTTCCGTctgctgccccatagatccgccccgtggggctgccccacggctctgccccatagcgacccatatctgacccatagcgacccatagatcCGCCCCACGGCGACCCACGGCGCCGCCCCGCGTACCTGTGCCCTCTCACGGGGGGGTTTCGGCCCCGTCTCTCCAGAGTTCCTTCCGTctgctgccccatagatccgccccgtggggctgccccacggctctgccccatagcgacccatatctgacccatagcgccccatagatccGCCCCACGGCGACCCACGGCGCTGCCCCGCGGACCTGTGCCCTCTCACAGGGGAAGTTCAGCCCCATCCTTCCAGAGTTCTCTTCATCTGCTGCCCTATAGATCTGCTCTATGGGTctgccccatggctctgccccatagcgacccgtacctgccccatagcgacccatagatcCGCCCCACGGCGACCCACGGCGCCGCCCCGCGGACCTGTGCCCTCTCACAGGGAGGGTTCGGCCCCATCTCTCCAGAGTTCCTTCTGTctgctgccccatagatccgccccgtggggctgccccacggctctgccccatagcgacccatatctgacccatagcgccccatagatccGCCCCACGGCGACCCACGGTGCTGCCCCACGGACCTGTGCCCTCTCACGGGGGGGGTTCGGCCCCATCCTTCCAGAGTTCCCTTCATctgctgccccatagatctgccctatgggtctgccccatagctctgccccatagcgccccatagatccGCCCCACGGCGCTGCCCCGCGGACCTGTGCCCTCTCACAGGGGTAGTTCAACCCCGTTCCTCCAGAGTTCCTTCCGTctgctgccccatagatccgccccatggctctgccccatagcgacccatagatctgccccacaggaacccacatcccgccccacggcctccccagccccataggctcctccccagccccacagctgccccatagccccccaggAACGATAGAGATGGTGCCTCATCACCTCCTGCCCATCGCCGCCCCACAGCCCCAtagcccctccccggccccacagccgccccatagccgccccacatcctgccccacggcctcccctgccccatagcccctccccagccccacagctgccccacatccctccccacagcttcccctgccccatagggatgATGGAGGTGCTGCCCCATCACGTCCTGCCCATCGCCACctccccaactcccctgccccacagcccctccccagccccatagctgccccatagccgccccatagcccctccccagccccatagccccccaggAATGATAGAGATGGTGCCTCATCACCTCCTGCTCTTCGCCGCCCCccaaccccacagccccacagccccttccccggccccacagccgccccatagccgccccacatcctgccccacggcctcccctgccccatagccgctccccagccccacagctgccccacatccctccccacggcttcccctgccccatagggatgATGGAGGTGCTGCCCCATCACCGCCTGCCCATCGCCgccccccaactcccctgccccacagcccctccccggccccacagccgccccatagctgccccacaccccctccccagccccatagctgccccatagccgccccatagcccttccccagccccatagccccccaggAACGATAGAGATGGTGCCGCATCACCGCCTGCCCATCGCCgcccccaactcccctgccccacagccccttccccggccccacagccgccccatagctgccccacaccccctccccagccccatagctgccccatagctgccccatagccctTCTTCAGCCCCATAgccgccccatagccccccaggAATGATGGAGATGGTGCCCCATCACCGCCTGCCCATCGCTgccccccaactcccctgccccacagcccctccccggccccacacccgccccatagctgccccacatcctgccccacggcctcccctgccccatagcccctccccagccccacagctgccccacatccctccccacagcttcccctgccccatagggatgATGGAGGTGCTGCCCCATCACCGCCTGCCCATCGCCgccccccaactcccctgccccacagccccttccccggccccacagccgccccatagctgccccacagcccctccccagccccatagctgccccacagctgccccatagcccctccccagccccatagccccccaggAATGATGGAGATGGTGCCCCATCACCGCCTGCCCATCGCCgccccccaactcccctgccccacagccccttccccggccccacagccgccccatagctgccccacagcccctccccagccccatagctgccccacagctgccccatagcccctccccagccccatagccccccaggAATGATGGAGATGGTGCCCCATCACCGCCTGCCCATCGCCgccccccaactcccctgccccacagcccctccccagccccacagctgccccacagcccctccccagccccacagctgccccatagccgccccacaccccctccccagccccatagctgccccacagctgccccatagcccctccccagccccatagccccccaggAATGATGGAGGTGCTGCCCCATCACCCCCTGCCCATCGCCGCCCCTCAACTCCCCTGCcccgcagccccttccccggccccacagccgccccatagccgccccacatcctgccccacggcctcccctgccccatagcccctcccctgccccatggggatgATGGAGGTGCTGCCCCATCACCGCCTGCCCATCGCCGCCCCTcaactcccctgccccacaccccctccccagccccacagctgccccatagccgccccacatcctgccccaaggcctcccctgccccatagcccctccccagccccacagctgccccacatccctccccacagctgcccctgccccatagagatgATGGAGGTGCTGCCCCATCACCTCCTGCCCATCGCCgccccccaactcccctgccccacaccccctccccagccccacagctgccccacagctgccccatagcccctccccagccccatagccccccaggAACGATAGAGATGGTGCCTCATCACCTCCTGCCCATCGCCGCCCcccaaccccacatccccacagccccttccccggccccacagccgccccatagccgccccacatcccgccccacggcttcccctgccccatagggatgATGGAGGTGCTGCCCGACCGCTGCGTGCCCATCGCCAAGCGGGAGCTGCTCTACATGGGGGCGGTGGGGGTGGCCTGTTGGCTGGGGGGCATCATCTTCATCGACCGCAAGCGCACGCACGACGCCATCAGCGTCATGGCCGAGGCCGCCCACACCATGCTCAGCCAGGACGTgagtggggcagctatggggcagctatggggctggggggagctatggggccgccatggggctgggggagccgtggggtggccgtggggctgggtaCAGCCACCAGCATCGCAGCCGAGGTTGCCCAGACTATGCTTagctggggcagctgtggggctgggggagctgtggggcagctgtggggcagctatggggccgggggggggagctacggggtggccgtggggctgggggagccgtggggctgggtaCGGCCACCGGCATCGCAGCCGAGGTTGCCCAGACTATGCTTATCTGGGGCGTgaatggggagctgtggggcggctatggggctgagggagccgtggggcagctatggggcggttgtggggctggggggggagctatggggccgccgtggggctgggggagccgtggggcggccgtggggctgggTACGGCCACCGGCATCGTAGCTGAGGTTGCCCAGACTATGGTTagctggggcagctgtggggctgggggagccgtggggcaactatggggcagctatggggcagctatggggctggggggggagctacggggcggccgtggggctgggggagccgtggggcggccgtggggctgggTATGGCCATCAGTGTCGTTGCTGAGGTTGCCCACTCTATGCTTAGCTGGGgtagccgtggggctgggggagccgtggggcagctgtggggcagctatggggcggttgtggggctggggggagctatggggcCGCCGTGGGGCTGGGTACGGCCATCAGTGTCGTTGCTGAGGTTGCCCACTCTATGCTTAGCTGGGgtagccgtggggctgggggagccgtggggcagctgtggggcagctatggggcagctatggggctgggggggggagctacggggcggccgtggggctgggggagccgtggggctgggtaCGGCCACCGGCATCGCAGCCGAGGTTGCCCAGACTATGCTTATCTGGGGCGTgaatggggagctgtggggcggctatggggctgagggagccgtggggcagctatggggcagctatggggctgggggggggagctacggggcggccgtggggctgggggagccgtggggcggccgtggggctgggTACTGCCACTGGCATCGCAGCCGAGGTTGCCCAGACTATGGTTAgctggggcagctatggggctgggggagctgtggggcagctatggggcggctgtggggctgggggagctgtggggcagctatggggctgggggggccgtggggctgagctatggggctgggtgagccatggggctgggaaatctgtggggctgggggagccatggggctgggagatccatggggctgggggatctatggggcagccgtggggctgagTTATGGGGCTGggtgatctatggggctgggggagccatgGGTCTACCATGGGGCtggggcatctatggggctgggggagccacggggctgggggagccatggggctggggcatcTATGGGCTAGCCATGGGGCTGggtgatctatggggctgggagatctatggggctgggtgatctatggggcagctatggggctgggatatctatggggctgggagatcTATGGAGCTGCGAGATCCGTGGAGCTGggagatctatggggctgggtgagttatggggcggggggggggggagggacgggTGGGGACATGACctcgccgtggggctgccccacatctcctctgcccccccaggTGCGCGAGTGGAGctgtggggcagttgtggggctggaggatctatggggctgggagatctgtgtggctggggcatctatggggctgggggagctatggggcagctatggggctgggacaggtgtggggctggggcatctatggggctgggggatctatggggcagctgtggagctgggggagctgtggggctgggacagctgtggggctgggggatccatggggctgggagatccatggggctgggggatctatggggcatctatggggctgggggagccatggggctgggagatctatggggctgggtgatctatggggcagctatggggctgggagatccatggggctggggcatctatggggcagggatatCTATGGAGCTGGGAGATCCGTGGAGctgggggagctatggggctgggggatccatGGGGccgagggatctatggggcatctatggggctgggggagccatggggctgggagatctatggggctgggtgatctatggggcagctatggggctgggagatcCATGGGGCTgggtgatctatggggcagctatggggcagggatatctatggggctgggagatcCGTGGAGCTGggagatctatggggctgggtgagttatggggcggggggggtggggggagggacgGGTGGGGACATGACctcgccgtggggctgccccacatctcctctgccccccaggtgcgCGGGTGGAGCTGTGGGGCGGCTGCGGgatccgtggggctgggggatccatggggcagccatggggctgagttatggggctgggggagccatggggctgggaaatctgtggggctgggggagccatggggctgggagatccatggggctgggagatctatggggcagctataGGGCTGGGGCatttatggggctgggggagccatggggctgggtgatctatggggctgggtgagttatggggcgggggggtgtggggggggggagggacgggTGGGGACGTGACctcgccgtggggctgccccacatctcctctgccccccaggtgcgcgggtggagctgtggggcagttgtggggctggggaatctatggggctgggagatcCGTGTGGCtggggcatctatggggctgggggagctatggggcagctatggggctgggacaggtgtggggctggggcagctatggggctgggggatctatggggcagctgtggggctgggggagctatggggctgggacaggtgtggggctgggggatccatGGGGccgagggatctatggggcatctatggggctgggggagccatggggctgggagatctatggggctgggagatctatggggctgggagatcCGTGGAGCTGggagatctatggggctgggtgagttatggggcgggggggtggggggagggacggggggggacatgacctcgccgtggggctgccccacatctcctctgccccccaggtgcgCGTGTGGGTCTTCCCCGAGGGGACGCGCAACCACAGCGGCTCCATGCTGCCCTTCAAGCGGGGGGCTTTCCACCTCGCCGTGCAGGCCCAGGTGTGTGGGGCTGAGCCGTGGGGCAGGcgcgagacacccccccccccctgctgccccacatcgtcgtctcctgccccacatcgtCGTCTCCTGCCCCACAGGTCCCCGTCGTCCCCATCGTCATCTCTTCCTACCAGCACTTCTACAGCAAGAGGGAGAGGAGGTTCACGGCCGGTGagggggggggcacttgtggggctggggagggcacttgtggggctggggggcgtgtggggcaggcggggggtacggggatgtggggctggagggggatatgtggggctgggggggcacttgtggggctggaggggggtatgtggggctggggggggcacttgtggggctgggggatgctctgggggagtgtgggggggcacttgtggggctgggggggcacttgtggggctgggggacgtgtggggcaggcggggggtgcgggtatgtggggctggagggggcacttgtggggctggaggggggtatGTGGGGCTGGAAGTGCtctgggggggtgtttggggggcacttgtggggctgggggggggtatgtggggctgggggggcacttgtggggctgggggacgtgtggggcaggcggggggtgcgggtatgtggggctggagggggcacttgtggggctggaggggggtgtgtggggctggaagTGCTCTGGGGGGGCGTTGGGGTACCtggaggggtgtttggggggcacttgtggggctggggagggcacttgtggggctggggggcgtgtggggcaggcggggggtgcggggatgtggggctggagagggatatgtggggctgggggggcacttgtggggctggggggtgctgtgggggggcGTTGGGGTACCtggaggggtgtttggggggcacttgtggggctgggggggggtatgtggggctggggggggcacttgtggggctgggggacgtgtggggcaggcggggggtgcgggtatgtggggctggagggggcacttgtggggctggggggggcacttgtggggctggggagggcacttgtggggctggggggcgtgtggggcaggtggggggTGCGGGGATGTGGGGCTGAAGGGGgatatgtggggctgggggggcacttgtggggctggaggggggtatGTGGGGCTGGAAGTGCtctgggggggtgttggggggcacttgtggggctggggagggcacttgtggggctggggggcgtgtggggcaggcggggggtgcgggtatgtggggctggagggggcacttgtggggctggaggggggtatGTGGGGCTGGAAGTGCTCTGGGGGGGCGTTGGGGTACCtggaggggtgtttggggggcacttgtggggctggggaggggcacttgtggggctggggggcgtgtggggcaggtggggggtacggggatgtggggctggagggggcacttgtggggctggaagTGCtctgggggggtgttggggggcacttgtggggctgggggggggtatgtggggctggggggggcacttgtggggctggggggcgtgtggggcaggtggggggtacagggatgtggggctggagggggatatgtggggctgggggggcacttgtggggctgggggatgctctgggggagtgtgggggggcacttgtggggctgggggggcacttgtggggctggggggcgtgtggggcaggcggggggtgcgggtatgtggggctggggggtcacttgtggggctggggggtgctgtgggggggcGTTCGGGGGGCGTTGGGGTACCTGGAGGAGTGtttggggggcacttgtggggctgggggggggtatgtggggctggggggggcacttgtggggctggggggcgtgtggggcaggcggggggtgcagggatgtggggctggagggggatatgtggggctggggggcgcacttgtggggctggaggggggtatGTGGGGCTGGAAGTGCTGTGGGGGGGCGTTGGGGTACCtggaggggtgtttggggggcacttgtggggctggggggcgtgtggggcaggtggggggtgcggggatgtggggctggagagggatatgtggggctgggggggcacttgtggggctggggggtgctctgggggggtgttggggggcacttgtggggctgggggtgggacacaggacacttgtggggctggagagagcagttgtggggctgggggcgtgtggggcaggcagggggtgcGGGtatgtggggctggagagggatatgtggggctggggggagcacttgtggggctggaagTGCtctgggggggtgttggggggcacttgtggggctggggcagggggacacaggacacttgtggggctggggggcgtgtggggcaggtggggggtacagggatgtggggctggggggagcactTGTGGGGCTAGGAGAGAcagagctatggggcagatcTACGTGTCGCTATGGGGTGGATCTATGGGGCggcgctatgggtcgctgtggggcagatctatggggcagagccatggggcagagccatggggcggatctatggggcagacacGCTCAGGGAAGCTCCGGCGCTTGCTGTGGACGATGTTTAGGAGGCATGGGGGGCTGTAGGGTGGCGCTATGGGGCggcgctatgggtcgctatgggtcgctatgggtcgctatggggcagatctatggggcagagccatggggtggatctatggggcggatctatggggcagacacGCTCAGGGGAGCTCTGGCGCTTGCTGAGGACGACGTTTAGGAGGCACGGGGGGCTGTAGGGCggcgctatg encodes the following:
- the AGPAT1 gene encoding 1-acyl-sn-glycerol-3-phosphate acyltransferase alpha produces the protein MEVTVGTAALGVALLLLPLLYERSGSFRFFCKMGFFHGWILLLALLAIPLCAPRGRHVHNMRIIRGLLQHVKHLYGIRMAVRGAQHFPPRQPYVVVSNHQSSLDLLGMMEVLPDRCVPIAKRELLYMGAVGVACWLGGIIFIDRKRTHDAISVMAEAAHTMLSQDVRVWVFPEGTRNHSGSMLPFKRGAFHLAVQAQVPVVPIVISSYQHFYSKRERRFTAGECVIQVLPPLPTRGLGPADVPALTERVRAAMLEAFEALSLELRPTAPPHSAPQ